The following coding sequences are from one Rhodothermales bacterium window:
- a CDS encoding L-threonylcarbamoyladenylate synthase yields MTFQLPLSTVVTESPEEAAAFIRRGQLAAFPTETVYGLGADAFQPAAIEAIFSAKSRPADNPLIVHIASIEQIEQLAETVPSVAHALIEALFPGPLTLVLPRRADVPAGVSAGLSTIAIRMPRHPVARAFLEACGTPVAAPSANRSGRPSPTTWEDVYADMMGRIACILQGDPSDVGLESTVVDCTTDEPLILRPGGVTLADLQAVAPGIRYADLSRLTEVRSPGLRHRHYAPQARVVLIDTPAEVPVNEGNAFIGLTTHARPQALGLHETPADTTAYARLLFQFFRRSDRADIETIYCQRVEPEGIGRALMDRLERAAKG; encoded by the coding sequence ATGACCTTCCAGCTACCGCTTTCCACCGTCGTCACCGAGTCGCCCGAGGAGGCCGCCGCGTTCATCCGGCGCGGCCAGCTGGCGGCTTTTCCGACCGAGACCGTCTACGGCCTCGGCGCCGACGCCTTCCAGCCGGCGGCCATCGAGGCCATTTTCAGCGCCAAGAGCCGGCCGGCGGACAACCCGTTGATCGTCCACATCGCCTCCATCGAGCAGATCGAGCAACTCGCCGAGACCGTCCCCTCCGTGGCCCATGCGCTGATAGAGGCGTTATTCCCGGGGCCGCTCACGCTCGTCCTGCCCCGCCGCGCCGACGTGCCGGCGGGCGTGAGCGCCGGATTGTCGACCATCGCCATCCGCATGCCGCGCCACCCCGTCGCCCGCGCGTTCCTCGAAGCGTGCGGCACGCCCGTCGCGGCCCCGTCAGCCAATCGCTCCGGCCGGCCGAGCCCGACGACCTGGGAAGATGTCTATGCGGACATGATGGGCCGGATCGCCTGCATCCTCCAGGGGGACCCCTCCGACGTGGGCCTCGAGTCGACGGTGGTCGATTGCACCACCGATGAGCCGCTGATCCTCCGCCCCGGGGGCGTTACGCTGGCCGACCTGCAGGCGGTGGCGCCCGGCATCCGGTACGCAGATCTGAGCCGCCTCACCGAGGTGCGCAGCCCGGGTCTCCGCCATCGCCACTACGCCCCGCAGGCCCGCGTTGTATTGATCGACACGCCAGCAGAGGTCCCGGTAAACGAGGGCAATGCCTTTATCGGCCTCACGACCCATGCCCGCCCCCAGGCGCTGGGCCTGCACGAAACGCCGGCTGATACCACGGCCTACGCCCGCCTCCTATTCCAGTTTTTCCGTCGCTCGGATCGGGCCGACATCGAGACGATCTACTGCCAGCGCGTCGAGCCCGAGGGCATCGGACGGGCCCTGATGGACCGGCTGGAGCGCGCGGCTAAGGGGTGA